The proteins below are encoded in one region of Coffea arabica cultivar ET-39 chromosome 4c, Coffea Arabica ET-39 HiFi, whole genome shotgun sequence:
- the LOC113739066 gene encoding peroxidase 41-like: MFQHPVIESSGFHGQPKTLLSSPCMHESALTLDYYAKKCPRFEDILRDVTQAKQAQSPTTAAATLRVFFHDCMVGGCDASVLVKPTAFNKTEMDADINHSLAGDAFDLIARAKTAIELSCPGVVSCSDILAVATRDLVSITGGPFYNVPLGRLDGLVSQASQVDGNLARSNASADTMINIFAAKNFTIPEMVALIGGGHTIGFAHCSEFADRIFGPKVDPSINPKLVEGLKKTCANYTTNEGLSAFLDVMSPGVFDNRLFKNLQNGLGILASDQVLFSDPRTRPLVDKYAQDSQAFFDDFARAMEKVSIYGVKTGKEGEVRKRCDVLNSA, encoded by the exons ATGTTTCAACATCCAGTCATTGAGTCAAGCGGATTCCACGGTCAACCCAAGACCTTATTATCATCCCCATGCATGCATG AATCAGCTCTTACTCTTGATTACTATGCAAAAAAATGTCCAAGATTTGAAGATATCTTGAGAGATGTAACCCAAGCAAAACAAGCTCAAAGTCCCACCACAGCTGCCGCCACCCTCCGTGTCTTCTTCCACGATTGTATGGTTGGTGGTTGTGATGCATCGGTTCTGGTAAAGCCCACCGCCTTCAATAAGACCGAGATGGATGCAGACATCAACCATTCCCTTGCGGGTGATGCATTCGATCTAATTGCTCGTGCAAAAACCGCCATTGAGCTTTCCTGCCCGGGCGTTGTCTCCTGCTCTGATATTCTAGCTGTAGCCACTCGTGATCTTGTTTCAATCACCGGTGGACCTTTCTATAACGTCCCTTTGGGACGATTAGACGGCCTTGTCTCTCAGGCCTCACAGGTTGATGGAAACTTAGCCAGGTCAAACGCGTCTGCGGACACAATGATCAATATTTTTGCAGCCAAGAATTTCACCATTCCTGAAATGGTTGCACTAATTGGTGGTGGCCATACAATAGGATTTGCTCATTGTTCTGAATTCGCAGACAGGATTTTCGGTCCCAAGGTTGATCCCAGTATAAACCCTAAGTTAGTCGAAGGGTTGAAGAAGACTTGCGCAAATTACACGACCAATGAAGGATTATCAGCCTTCTTGGATGTGATGAGTCCCGGTGTATTCGACAATAGACTTTTCAAGAATTTGCAGAATGGATTGGGAATTCTAGCATCTGATCAAGTTCTGTTCTCAGACCCCAGAACTAGGCCTCTTGTGGATAAGTATGCACAGGACAGCCAAGCATTTTTCGATGATTTTGCCAGGGCAATGGAAAAGGTTAGCATTTATGGAGTCAAAACTGGCAAGGAAGGAGAGGTGAGGAAAAGATGCGACGTATTAAACTCAGCTTAA